One Euwallacea fornicatus isolate EFF26 chromosome 14, ASM4011564v1, whole genome shotgun sequence genomic region harbors:
- the Osi2 gene encoding uncharacterized protein Osi2 — protein MFSWSKWFFLLSSVTLVALQGQVPQNFAQVQDGRQGRNLLDWIGLGTGPDQDPYLAKTNSQCLNGDLASCFQSRALGSLDDFFNQPEYILTERARVLRLPEQHLRSRGQESYEYSSSPRAEDSEWDALVKFGMRKIEKFLKATAIEVDFDEDVTERGKYAPRFIDEISDEIDVIEDKKDSIFKRKQLKKLFIPMLLILKLFKLKLLLFLPLILGLASFKKLLSFLALLVPGLIAYFKFCKPNFQTSFGPSHFAGPHYSSAGVAYPQHFREQPSFVQPQTYQEEYHGHENGFSFRDENAAQNLAYNGWNGQYRSNGKDIQAEPEISSKRSILPDS, from the exons ATGTTTTCGTGGTCCAAATGGTTCTTCTTGCTGTCGTCGGTCACTTTGGTGGCTCTGCAGGGTCAAGTTCCGCAGAACTTCGCTCAGGTGCAAGATGGCAGACAAG GGCGAAACCTCTTAGACTGGATAGGATTAGGAACCGGCCCAGACCAAGACCCGTATCTGGCAAAAACCAACTCTCAATGTTTAAATGGAGATTTGGCGTCGTGTTTCCAAAGCCGGGCCTTGGGATCACTTGACGATTTCTTCAATCAG CCAGAGTATATTTTGACAGAAAGGGCACGAGTTCTCAGGTTGCCCGAACAACATTTACGATCTCGCGGACAAGAAAGTTATGAATATTCCTCTTCGCCTCGTGCCGAGGATTCTGAATGGGATGCATTGGTTAAATTTGGAATGAGAAAG AtcgagaaatttttaaaagcaacCGCCATTGAAGTCGACTTCGATGAAGATGTCACCGAAAGAGGGAAATATGCTCCTAGGTTTATTGACGAAATCTCGGACGAAATTGATGTTATTGAAGACAAGAAGGATTCAATATTCA AGAGAAAGCAGCTGAAAAAGCTGTTCATTCCCATGCTGCTTATCCTGAAACTCTTCAAGTTGAAGCTTTTACTTTTCTTACCTCTTATCCTCGGATTGGCATCATTCAAGAAGCTTCTCAGCTTCCTTGCTCTTTTAGTGCCTG GTCTTATCGCCTACTTTAAATTCTGCAAGCCCAACTTTCAAACTAGCTTCGGACCCAGCCATTTTGCCGGGCCACATTACTCCTCTGCGGGAGTTGCATATCCGCAACATTTTAG AGAACAACCAAGCTTCGTGCAACCGCAGACCTATCAAGAAGAATACCACGGGCATGAAAACGGGTTTAGCTTTAGGGATGAAAATGCTGCCCAGAATTTGGCTTACAATGGGTGGAATGGACAGTACCGGTCTAATGGCAAGGACATTCAAGCTGAACCTGAGATAAGCTCTAAAAGGTCAATACTGCCTGATTCATAA
- the LOC136343367 gene encoding uncharacterized protein isoform X2 encodes MRAICLVLVVVITTANADGQVWLKDIISSEGWDFGHGIVLKINDSSKESNTPLMERLSLDLNLGDLFGVSVGKAKSDGVELDFYLKKNVDNEEGRGKKGDGEQGHYMIPMVVGYKAAILLAGALGVTKLIALKALFVAKAALLISFFVLLLKLKEKHGAEIIEVEQHGFPSHHVPVHFPGKDFGSQGFQGYNGGGYGGGGGGVGGGAGVAAGLGGYGGGGDGGGFINNYVGKEGQTANVYHEVVYQPTGSGSNVQETNVPYNGGTGHESASIGGTMEKKRDTYFQKMLGGDVRIKKYVSPDT; translated from the exons atgcGCGCAATATGTCTAGTGTTAGTAGTGGTAATTACAACTGCAAATGCTGATGGTCAAGTGTGGTTAAAGGACATTATCTCATCGGAGGGTTGGGACTTTGGACACGGgatagttttgaaaattaacgaTAGCAGCAAGGAAAGTAATACACCCTTGATGGAACGTCTTTCATTGGATTTGAATCTTGGTGATCTGTTCGGTGTCAGTGTGGGAAAGGCTAAAAGTGACGGGGTGGAGTTGGACTTTTacctaaagaaaaatgtggatAATGAAGAAG gcAGAGGGAAGAAAGGAGACGGCGAACAAGGACATTACATGATTCCCATGGTGGTAGGTTACAAAGCGGCCATACTTCTTGCTGGAGCGCTAGGTGTGACGAAGCTCATTGCCCTTAAAGCTCTCTTCGTGGCCAAAGCAGCTTTGCTGATATCATTCTTTGTCCTACTTTTaaagttgaaagaaaaacaCGGCGCTGAAATAATTGAAGTGGAACAACACGGGTTCCCTAGTCACCACGTACCCGTCCACTTTCCAGGAAAAGATTTTG GAAGTCAAGGATTCCAGGGTTACAACGGAGGTGGCTATGGTGGTGGGGGAGGTGGAGTAGGAGGGGGGGCAGGAGTAGCAGCAGGCTTAGGTGGTTACGGAGGAGGAGGTGACGGAGGTGGCTTCATCAACAACTACGTTGGAAAAGAAGGCCAAACTGCCAACGTCTACCATGAAGTAGTTTATCAGCCTACCGGTTCGGGTTCCAATGTTCAGGAAACTAATGTTCCGTATAACGGTGGAACTGGTCACGAATCAGCTAGCATAGGGGGGACCATGGAGAAAAAAAGAGACACGTACTTCCAGAAGATGTTGGGTGGAGATGTTAGAATTAAGAAATACGTCTCTCCCGATACGTAG
- the LOC136343357 gene encoding uncharacterized protein: MKCLVLCAVFAIFFAAVATGPVVDEHQTAHVNSVHANEQTIEESLMKKLNNKCSNHDISSCMMLKLVTYFNRMLKKSQIDLGDVEITQTSTETTTIETSRSSKDVEKMSEEAQLIQVIGEKLYNFVRSRSMKWHVTDGADVVVSGGSDKDGGLNLGFSLRPTEGAIEEGRKKKDQGNMNGIMAAAIMKIGLLKALAFKALVLLVGKALLVSKLALVLAAIIGLKKLLSQEKHVTYEVVAQPHHEHHEHHVSSGGGHDSYGGGGWGRNFEVKDAQNLAYSAHVPTN; the protein is encoded by the exons ATGAAGTGCTTAGTGCTTTGTGCGGTGTTCGCTATTTTTTTTGCTGCGGTAGCTACAGGACCGGTGGTAGATGAACATCAAACCGCACATGTTAATTCT GTTCATGCTAATGAGCAGACGATAGAAGAGTCtttgatgaaaaaacttaataataaatgttcgaACCACGACATTTCCTCATGCATGATGCTCAAGTTGGTGACGTACTTTAACCGTATGTTGAAGAAGTCTCAAATCGATCTTGGAGATGTTGAGATTACTCAAACCTCAACTGAAACCACCACAATAGAGACTTCGCGCAGTTCGAAGGACGTTGAGAAGATGTCTGAGGAGGCGCAGCTGATTCAAGTCATAGGGGAGAAGTTGTATAACTTCGTTCGGAGTAGGTCCATGAAGTGGCAT GTAACCGATGGCGCCGATGTTGTGGTCTCAGGAGGCAGTGACAAAGATGGAGGTCTGAATCTCGGTTTCTCTCTTCGCCCTACTGAAGGTGCAATCGAAGAAGGTCGTAAAAAGAAAGACCAAGGCAATATGAACGGAATCATGGCAGCTGCCATAATGAAAATCGGTTTGCTAAAAGCTTTGGCCTTCAAAGCTCTAGTGCTCCTGGTCGGAAAGGCCTTGTTGGTGAGCAAG cttGCCCTTGTGCTGGCCGCCATTATCGGTCTGAAAAAACTTCTCAGCCAAGAAAAACACGTGACTTACGAGGTGGTCGCCCAGCCGCACCATGAACACCACGAGCACCACGTGAGCAGCGGCGGCGGCCATGACAGTTACGGGGGCGGTGGATGGGGAAGAAACTTTGAGGTCAAGGACGCCCAAAATCTGGCTTACAGTGCCCATGTACCTACTAATTAA